In Hermetia illucens chromosome 1, iHerIll2.2.curated.20191125, whole genome shotgun sequence, one genomic interval encodes:
- the LOC119661715 gene encoding TPR-containing protein DDB_G0280363 — MSIGIFKMRISIMIFAAVVACIAAEKNKTVTKLFPASKTGKPGENRERRTLYNFGNFGYNPEPFPRNNPHAQRRISNYNHDFYQQDPYSGQFSGPPNSYVPDASNHLVDQPAPYYQPHYVEPPEPIIEIIIKESNETLPEPPPQPHFIKKKKKEQVQVFYVNYKKGHNNKLQLENPIPALTPLGFNNEHHEEEEEEQEVIHPVTPLPKLKTTTLRTIIHPESEKFHSNSGIHVSFNIEDKYQNGHQLQEHDEGSEIQSVVALPNGQFPPNHRPNYQSHQNQDNHSNQQNHQRPQNYQNHQTHQSQQSHQNFQPPIPQNHQYNQRFQNHYRSDYSRSQQNFHSNFRSQNYQNQATHLHPLPNHFQQPSQPVHQQQQQQPQQSSFTSFSSQQNGQNNFRQNSFHNQQQVTHLTPRSPPFIPEHTTPRFQLPHQNPAPQFNRPPPPPPPAGPSQQPPQKQSIQFPNDSTKTHIKSHVNYQPLKYRQQPSNPHKPIPIPLHSIQSENQQQSFNRQIPFGPPSQAPPPHFIQPQPENNPPPPPPPPHFRPRPSQQFHHSAVSSSPQLNNIPQITHNPPPPPPSPTASLSPQFQHNKFFPPAPVGDAGNGGFDQRQQPHQQQYQQHQQHQQHQQHQQHQQHQQHHQHQNQHQERPLQNINVPFLGNVKSELVASVPRFEQHITETVGGSQTQFGQNFNEQKHQQQNYNEFTSQSNQNNVIQTVPSPNLGPTTPSPNVQYHSSTPGIGFSSTPSQHLNNFVTHQHSFGGSTSNSIFSTVSSTSAPQYTQQHKEHLQIVTPTPTHHSQYNHHQTFDGFNQNNVQPQIIPNSQPLPQKLPPPGQSVSTIHTEALKELERLKNNYYSQNQQFDSQLNSGFSQLFDSDSNNGFSQPSSNGFNQQSSHEFNQQSNHGFNQQTHAGVQPHSGFGQQFDQRQQQIVSISGRNQFTAHQGSTPFAQNHRYQPTPTPPSTTPSTTTTEATTTTSTEKPKPKPNINLPDEVPDDLRQQLLTSGILDNADISVLDYDKLGDTAIENLPPEHLAHFYGAGGASQISSSNKVLSVVKPNGEKVSISEKQKYKDRQPLPKRENIDLKVVRFDSTNQKSITDKYIRPDATVLPAVDINNPKYNRYLPLKVNGAQFPLPDVQELKGKRVSSVVVLAPVDPLQDIEETPSADSFESRQERGLAESKRIKFIAGDTLKTLLKKPTRENFKRWLEKESRTDIDFQSVVLLVTKNNYNEQEIFMYDISTKEINKLNGALSSAFVNVAEENASSQDIDNASITDSGIVERMTPARKDDYVAEASKKQETVVKFSSKIQSRRDDEHKPVYINSGYSVIRK; from the exons ATATTTGCCGCAGTCGTGGCATGTATAGcagctgaaaaaaataaaactgtcACAAAACTATTCCCAGCTTCAAAAACAGGAAAGCCCGGTGAAAATCGTGAAAGGAGAACGCTTTACAACTTTGGAAACTTTGGCTACAACCCAGAACCATTTCCACGTAATAACCCACATGCTCAAAGACGAATATCAAACTATAATCATGACTTCTATCAGCAAGATCCGTACTCTGGACAATTTAGtg gtCCTCCAAATTCTTATGTGCCTGACGCCAGTAATCACCTCGTAGATCAACCGGCGCCGTATTATCAGCCACACTATGTGGAACCACCAGAGCCAATTattgaaatcatcatcaaagaAAGTAATGAAACTCTTCCTGAACCCCCACCACAGCCACACTTcattaaaaagaagaaaaaggagcaAGTTCAAGTCTTTTATGTCAACTACAAAAAAGGTCATAACAATAAGTTGCAGTTGGAAAATCCAATTCCCGCACTTACACCACTCGGCTTCAACAATGAACATCacgaagaagaagaggaggagcAAGAAGTCATTCACCCAGTAACACCACTCCCTAAGCTGAAAACAACCACTCTCAGAACGATCATTCATCCAGAGTCTGAAAAATTCCATAGCAATAGTGGCATTCATGTTTCCTTCAACATTGAAGATAAATATCAGAATGGCCACCAATTGCAAGAGCATGATGAGGGCAGTGAAATTCAGTCGGTGGTAGCTCTACCGAATGGTCAATTTCCTCCTAATCATCGCCCAAACTATCAGAGCCACCAAAACCAAGATAATCACTCCAATCAACAGAATCATCAAAGGCCTCAAAATTATCAGAATCATCAAACGCATCAAAGTCAGCAAAGTCATCAAAACTTCCAACCGCCTATACCCCAGAATCACCAATACAATCAGCGCTTCCAAAATCATTATCGTAGTGATTACTCAAGGTCGCAacaaaatttccattcaaactTCCGTTCCCAAAACTATCAAAATCAAGCAACGCATCTCCATCCATTGCCAAaccactttcaacaaccatcaCAGCCCGTTCatcagcaacagcagcagcaaccgCAACAAAGCAGTTTCACCAGTTTCTCGTCGCAACAAAACGGACAAAACAATTTTAGGCAAAATTCTTTCCACAATCAGCAGCAAGTCACTCATTTGACTCCTAGAAGCCCGCCGTTCATTCCCGAACATACAACCCCTCGCTTCCAGTTGCCTCATCAAAATCCTGCACCTCAATTCAACCGGCCACCGCCACCACCTCCACCAGCAGGACCATCACAGCAGCCACCCCAGAAACAATCAATTCAATTTCCTAATGACAGTACAAAAACCCATATAAAGTCGCACGTTAACTATCAACCGCTTAAGTACCGTCAACAACCATCCAATCCACATAAACCTATTCCTATCCCACTTCATAGTATTCAGTCGGAAAACCAACAGCAATCATTCAACCGCCAAATACCTTTCGGCCCTCCTTCTCAGGCTCCGCCACCACATTTCATCCAACCGCAGCCAGAAAACAatccaccaccaccaccgccACCACCTCACTTCCGACCAAGACCTTCACAGCAATTCCATCATTCGGCTGTTAGCTCTAGTCCTCAATTGAACAACATCCCTCAAATAACCCATAACCCTCCTCCTCCACCTCCATCTCCCACAGCCTCATTATCGCCACAATTCCAACATAATAAATTTTTCCCGCCAGCACCAGTTGGTGATGCCGGAAATGGGGGCTTCGACCAACGTCAACAACCACACCAGCAACAATATCAACAACAtcagcaacatcaacaacatcagcaacatcaacaacatcaacaacatcaacaacatcaccaaCATCAAAATCAACATCAGGAGCGTCCATTACAAAATATCAACGTGCCATTCCTAGGAAATGTCAAGTCCGAATTGGTAGCATCAGTACCAAGGTTCGAGCAACATATCACTGAAACAGTTGGAGGAAGTCAGACCCAGTTTGGGCAAAACTTTAATGAACAAAAGCATCAGCAGCAAAACTACAATGAATTTACGTCACAAAGCAACCAGAATAACGTCATTCAAACTGTGCCATCGCCCAACTTGGGACCAACTACCCCCTCACCAAACGTGCAATATCACTCTTCAACTCCCGGTATCGGTTTCAGCTCAACACCAAGTCAGCATTTGAATAATTTTGTCACACATCAGCACAGCTTCGGGGGCTCGACATCGAACTCAATATTCTCGACAGTTTCCTCGACATCCGCTCCACAATACACTCAACAACACAAGGAGCATTTGCAAATCGTCACGCCAACTCCAACGCATCACAGTCAGTACAATCATCATCAGACATTCGATGGATTCAATCAGAATAATGTGCAGCCACAGATCATTCCTAACTCTCAACCTCTTCCACAAAAATTGCCTCCACCAGGACAAAGTGTTTCGACCATTCACACGGAAGCTTTGAAGGAACTAGAGCGACTGAAGAATAACTACTACTCCCAAAATCAACAATTCGATTCGCAACTGAATAGTGGATTTAGTCAACTATTCGATTCTGACTCGAATAATGGGTTCAGTCAACCGTCAAGCAACGGATTTAACCAACAGTCCAGCCATGAATTTAACCAGCAGTCCAACCATGGATTTAATCAGCAAACCCACGCTGGAGTGCAACCACACTCGGGATTTGGTCAGCAATTTGACCAACGTCAACAGCAAATTGTCTCAATTTCGGGACGTAACCAGTTTACGGCTCATCAGGGCAGTACGCCATTTGCCCAAAATCATCGTTACCAGCCAACACCTACGCCACCCTCAACAACTCCTTCGACTACTACAACCGAAGCAACAACTACCACAAGCACGGAGAAACCAAAACCGAAACCAAACATTAATCTTCCTGACGAAGTCCCAGACGATTTAAGGCAACAACTTCTGACTTCAGGAATTTTAGACAATGCAGACATCAGTGTTTTAGATTACGACAAACTCGGAGACACAGCAATTGAAAACTTACCTCCAGAGCATTTGGCCCACTTCTACGGAGCAGGCGGAGCATCCCAAATTTCAAGTTCCAACAAAGTCCTTTCGGTGGTGAAACCTAACGGTGAGAAAGTTAGCATCAGTGAGAAGCAGAAGTACAAGGATCGTCAGCCATTACCCAAACGTGAAAACATCGATTTGAAAGTTGTCCGTTTCGACTCGACCAACCAGAAGAGCATAACAGATAAATACATCCGACCTGACGCCACTGTCCTTCCTGCTGTAGACATCAACAATCCAAAGTACAATCGATACTTACCCCTGAAGGTCAACGGCGCTCAATTCCCATTGCCAGATGTTCAGGAACTTAAAGGCAAGCGAGTTTCAAGCGTCGTTGTTTTGGCTCCAGTTGATCCTTTGCAGGACATTGAAGAAACCCCATCTGCGGACAGTTTTGAAAGCAGGCAGGAAAGAGGTCTGGCTGAATCGAAGCGTATCAAATTCATCGCTGGCGATACTCTGAAGACATTGCTGAAAAAACCTACGAGGGAAAACTTCAAGAGGTGGTTAGAGAAGGAATCAAGGACGGATATTGATTTCCAGAGCGTTGTTCTTCTCGTAACTAA GAACAACTACAACGAACAGGAAATCTTCATGTATGATATCAGCACTAAGGAAATCAATAAACTGAACGGAGCCCTATCGTCTGCATTCGTGAATGTCGCAGAAGAGAACGCCAGCTCCCAGGACATAGACAACGCTTCGATCACTGACAGTGGCATCGTTGAAAGGATGACTCCAGCACGAAAGGACGACTACGTTGCTGAGGCATCAAAGAAGCAGGAAACAGTGGTTAAATTCAGCTCCAAGATCCAGTCAAGGCGGGACGACGAACACAAGCCCGTGTATATTAACTCCGGTTACAGTGTCATTAGGAAATAA